In the Hordeum vulgare subsp. vulgare chromosome 7H, MorexV3_pseudomolecules_assembly, whole genome shotgun sequence genome, one interval contains:
- the LOC123412974 gene encoding WAT1-related protein At4g08290-like, whose product MELAGSWRKAMPYVAMVFLQFGYAGLFLVSVASLRQGMSHYVLVVYRNAIAAVAMAPFALWFDRKTRPKMTLSVFYKIVALALLEPVLDQNFFYIGAHNTSASFSSALTNILPAVTFVNAILIRMERINIKERRSQAKIAGTLITVGGALLMVLFSGPVINFPWTKHAGSHAVTNTASHSSGCWLLGIFMILLSCFCWSAFFILQSHTLRSYPSELSLTTLICTTGVVQSGVVALVMERDTKAWAIGFDMRLFTAVYSGIMCSGVAYYVQGIVIQERGPVFITAFCPLCMIIVTVLGSFILSEVITLGRITGAMIIVVGLYALIWGKSNDHVNQVERDDNFEKPNSFELPFTTTTITKASNLDHI is encoded by the exons ATGGAGCTCGCCGGGAGTTGGAGGAAGGCGATGCCTTACGTGGCCATGGTCTTCCTCCAGTTCGGCTACGCCGGGCTCTTCCTCGTATCCGTCGCGTCGCTGCGCCAGGGCATGAGCCACTACGTCCTCGTCGTCTACCGGAACGCcatcgccgccgtcgccatggcTCCCTTCGCGCTATGGTTTGACAG GAAAACAAGACCCAAAATGACCCTCTCCGTGTTCTACAAGATCGTTGCCCTGGCACTACTTGA GCCTGTTCTTGATCAGAACTTCTTCTACATAGGAGCCCATAACACGTCGGCGAGCTTCTCTTCAGCGCTCACCAACATATTGCCTGCCGTAACATTTGTAAATGCCATCCTGATCAG GATGGAGAGAATAAACATAAAGGAGCGGCGGAGCCAGGCGAAGATCGCCGGCACGCTGATCACGGTCGGCGGAGCGCTGCTCATGGTACTCTTCAGCGGCCCTGTCATCAACTTCCCATGGACCAAGCACGCCGGAAGCCACGCCGTCACCAACACAGCCAGCCACAGCAGCGGTTGCTGGCTCTTGGGCATCTTCATGATCCTGTTGAGCTGCTTCTGCTGGTCCGCCTTCTTCATACTCCAG TCACACACGTTGAGGAGTTACCCGTCCGAGCTCTCCCTGACCACGCTGATATGCACCACGGGCGTCGTGCAGAGCGGCGTGGTTGCGCTGGTGATGGAGCGTGACACCAAGGCTTGGGCAATCGGGTTCGACATGAGGCTCTTCACGGCCGTCTACTCG GGCATAATGTGTTCTGGGGTTGCTTATTATGTGCAAGGGATAGTTATCCAAGAACGGGGCCCAGTGTTTATCACCGCCTTTTGCCCTCTATGCATGATCATAGTGACTGTGCTAGGCTCTTTCATTCTTTCTGAGGTGATTACATTGGGAAG GATCACTGGTGCAATGATTATTGTTGTTGGTCTCTATGCTCTCATTTGGGGCAAGAGCAATGATCATGTGAATCAAGTTGAACGCGATGACAATTTTGAAAAGCCCAACTCTTTTGAACTACCGTTTACTACTACCACCATTACCAAAGCAAGCAACCTTGATCACATTTGA
- the LOC123410970 gene encoding uncharacterized protein LOC123410970 has protein sequence MGKNQAYKAMQRARLGSSSCAPGEGEEDGMTDGSFHSPEWHAARLASLNKTHTLTWEEFKKKQKVCAASVCSLLPLLADFSLFTL, from the exons ATGGGGAAGAACCAGGCGTACAAGGCGATGCAGCGGGCGCGGCTGGGCTCGTCCTCCTGCGCCCCCGGCGAAGGGGAGGAAGACGGCATG ACGGACGGTTCATTTCATTCTCCAGAGTGGCACGCGGCGCGCTTGGCCAGCCTCAACAAGACCCACACCCTCACGTGGGAGGAGttcaagaagaagcagaaggtatGCGCGGCCTCGGTTTGCTCTCTGCTGCCTTTGTTGGCGGATTTTAGTTTGTTCACTCTGTAA